A portion of the Lysinibacillus timonensis genome contains these proteins:
- a CDS encoding C40 family peptidase translates to MTYQNIFRHVFITILAGYIYFVFDIEHKVMAEEKEDLDFTASEFRLTAKEYLDAPYSYGGTTESGFDCSGYVYKVFSDLDIELPRTSHELYNMGQAVKKDDLLPGDLVFFNTSGYGVSHVGIYYGDGKFIHSQSYKGVSISYLDDKWYWGDRYVGAKRVADVEVGT, encoded by the coding sequence ATGACATATCAAAACATATTTAGACATGTATTTATTACAATATTAGCAGGGTATATTTATTTCGTCTTTGACATAGAGCATAAAGTAATGGCAGAAGAAAAAGAGGATTTGGATTTTACTGCAAGCGAATTCCGATTAACTGCAAAAGAATATTTAGATGCACCTTATTCGTATGGTGGTACAACAGAGAGCGGATTTGACTGTTCGGGTTATGTATATAAAGTTTTTAGTGACTTAGACATTGAGTTACCGAGGACATCTCATGAGTTATATAATATGGGACAAGCAGTTAAGAAAGATGATCTGTTGCCTGGCGATCTAGTATTTTTCAATACTTCTGGCTATGGAGTTTCGCATGTTGGTATTTACTATGGTGACGGAAAGTTTATTCACTCTCAATCCTATAAAGGAGTAAGCATTTCTTATTTAGATGATAAATGGTACTGGGGAGATCGTTATGTAGGAGCGAAACGTGTAGCTGATGTGGAAGTGGGTACTTAA
- a CDS encoding accessory Sec system S-layer assembly protein — MGLFDFFKKTDKVGQDSAIDSSKLTGNTEETNNESKVTTKLSYHPDWDVPQEQKYIFNFLANELEPLLPNQLSLAAIDIDVDPFDGAWNVKAFFRNSLPNTIELGEMGLLIIDKDGRQVASQKFDFKEIGTLPPESARPWVFRFDRKHIHVKDKPEDGWKIAFNLVALRGHQLELDETWKKQLSQEQIELLEKAVKEMPKLSDTEVNFTGFQLKLQDNQNLVVSLFIRNGNDRAINIEQLPLEIVDANGKQVAKGYFRLDPALSVQPNSTKPWTFIFPAENVKAEGADLTRWSARVINK; from the coding sequence ATGGGTTTATTTGATTTTTTCAAAAAGACAGACAAAGTTGGACAAGACAGTGCCATTGATTCATCAAAACTTACAGGAAATACTGAGGAAACAAATAATGAATCAAAAGTAACGACGAAGCTGTCTTACCATCCAGACTGGGATGTTCCTCAAGAACAAAAATACATCTTTAACTTTTTAGCAAATGAATTAGAACCTTTACTTCCAAACCAATTATCATTAGCTGCAATTGATATTGATGTTGATCCATTTGATGGTGCTTGGAATGTGAAGGCATTTTTCCGTAATTCATTGCCAAATACAATTGAATTAGGAGAAATGGGTTTACTAATTATCGATAAAGATGGACGTCAAGTAGCATCTCAAAAGTTTGACTTTAAAGAAATCGGTACCCTTCCTCCTGAAAGTGCACGACCTTGGGTTTTCCGATTTGACCGTAAGCACATTCACGTAAAAGACAAGCCTGAAGACGGTTGGAAAATTGCGTTCAACTTAGTAGCTTTACGTGGTCACCAACTTGAATTAGATGAAACATGGAAAAAACAATTGTCGCAGGAACAAATAGAATTATTAGAAAAAGCCGTCAAGGAAATGCCAAAATTAAGCGATACTGAAGTAAATTTCACTGGCTTCCAGTTAAAATTACAAGATAATCAAAATCTTGTCGTATCCCTTTTCATTCGCAATGGGAACGACCGTGCAATTAATATAGAACAATTGCCATTAGAAATTGTTGATGCCAATGGTAAGCAAGTAGCAAAAGGATACTTCCGACTAGATCCAGCACTATCTGTACAACCAAACTCTACTAAACCATGGACATTCATTTTCCCAGCTGAAAATGTAAAGGCTGAAGGAGCAGATCTAACTCGCTGGTCAGCACGTGTTATTAATAAATAA